A region of Crenobacter cavernae DNA encodes the following proteins:
- the sugE gene encoding quaternary ammonium compound efflux SMR transporter SugE, translating to MAWIHLVIAGLLEVAWAIGLKQSEGFSKLVPSAFTLVTMAASFYLLASAMRSLPAGTAYAVWTGIGAVGTVLIGIFWLNEPVNAGRVLSLTLLVAGLIGLKVSSA from the coding sequence GTGGCCTGGATCCATCTCGTCATCGCCGGTCTGCTCGAAGTCGCCTGGGCGATCGGTCTCAAGCAATCCGAAGGTTTTTCCAAACTCGTCCCGTCGGCATTCACGCTGGTGACGATGGCGGCGAGTTTCTACCTGCTCGCTTCCGCGATGCGGAGCTTGCCGGCCGGCACCGCCTACGCGGTGTGGACCGGCATCGGCGCGGTCGGCACGGTGCTGATCGGCATCTTCTGGCTGAACGAGCCGGTGAACGCCGGGCGCGTGCTGAGCCTGACGCTGCTGGTCGCCGGCCTGATCGGCCTCAAGGTCAGCAGCGCCTGA
- a CDS encoding low molecular weight protein-tyrosine-phosphatase: MKLLFVCMGNICRSPTAEGVMRARLEAAGLAGWQVDSAGTHGYHVGEAPDPRTRQAAASRGYALCGRRARQIETADFARFDLILAADRRNLRELKARCPAEHRHKLTLMLEVLDGAVDEVPDPYCGDAQAFDTVLDLIEAACDGWLTRLRRE, encoded by the coding sequence ATGAAACTGCTCTTCGTCTGCATGGGCAACATCTGCCGCTCGCCTACTGCCGAAGGTGTGATGCGCGCGCGGCTCGAGGCGGCCGGCCTCGCCGGCTGGCAGGTCGATTCGGCCGGCACGCACGGCTATCACGTCGGCGAAGCGCCCGATCCACGCACGCGGCAGGCGGCGGCGAGCCGCGGCTATGCGCTCTGCGGCCGGCGCGCGCGCCAGATCGAGACGGCCGACTTCGCGCGCTTCGACCTGATTCTGGCCGCCGACCGGCGGAACCTGCGCGAACTCAAGGCCCGCTGCCCGGCCGAGCACCGCCACAAGCTCACGCTGATGCTCGAGGTGCTGGATGGGGCCGTCGACGAGGTGCCCGATCCCTATTGTGGCGACGCGCAGGCCTTCGATACGGTGCTCGACCTGATCGAGGCGGCGTGCGACGGCTGGCTGACACGGCTGCGCCGCGAATGA
- a CDS encoding CheB methylesterase domain-containing protein, which translates to MGVFQTKDGKAPLEVAPSLSADAILPRQPGRLAIGRQPLIVIGSSTGGTEALRTLLTALPERMPPILIAQHMPEMFTKTFAERLDSLCKLKVKEAEEGERVQPNTVYIAPGHSHLVVKPCSSVGYAVSLNQGSPVNRHRPSVDVLFRSAANVAGRHALGVILTGMGRDGAQGLLELKEAGAYNVAQDEASCVVFGMPKEAIALNAAHEVLPIQAIAGKLVALAAQRAAVIQ; encoded by the coding sequence ATGGGCGTGTTCCAGACTAAGGACGGCAAGGCGCCGCTCGAGGTGGCGCCGAGCCTGAGCGCCGACGCGATCCTGCCGCGCCAGCCGGGCCGGCTCGCGATCGGCCGCCAGCCGCTGATCGTGATCGGCTCGTCGACCGGCGGCACCGAGGCGCTGCGCACGCTGTTGACCGCGCTGCCCGAGCGGATGCCTCCGATCCTGATCGCGCAGCACATGCCGGAAATGTTCACCAAGACCTTCGCCGAGCGGCTCGACTCGCTGTGCAAGCTCAAGGTGAAGGAGGCCGAGGAGGGTGAGCGCGTGCAGCCGAATACCGTCTACATCGCGCCCGGCCACTCGCACCTCGTCGTCAAGCCGTGCAGCAGCGTCGGCTACGCGGTGTCGCTGAACCAGGGCTCGCCGGTCAACCGCCATCGCCCTTCGGTCGACGTGCTGTTCCGCTCGGCAGCCAACGTCGCCGGCCGCCACGCGCTCGGCGTGATCCTGACCGGCATGGGCCGCGACGGCGCGCAGGGCCTGTTAGAGCTGAAGGAGGCCGGCGCGTATAATGTCGCGCAGGACGAAGCCAGCTGCGTCGTGTTCGGCATGCCCAAGGAGGCGATCGCGCTGAACGCCGCGCACGAGGTGCTGCCGATTCAAGCCATCGCCGGCAAGCTGGTCGCGCTCGCCGCGCAACGCGCCGCCGTCATTCAATAA
- a CDS encoding sigma-54-dependent transcriptional regulator, with protein MKSLPILVVEDDADLREALVDTLELAGYLVLSAVDGGAALEVLRCEPVGLIVSDAQMAPMDGYSLFDEVKRRYPGVPFILMTAYGVIERAIALLRAGATHYLLKPFEPATLIAEVEKHLLKLPAGDEDGEALAASPRMKELLSLARRVAVSDATVLLSGPSGAGKEVLARFIHRHSRRADGPFVAVNCAAIPDSLLEATLFGHEKGAFTGATAAMPGKFEQAQGGTLLLDEISEMPLPLQAKLLRVLQEREVERVGGSRTIKLDIRVLATSNRDMSAEVDAGRFREDLYFRLNVFPLKLPSLAERRDDILPLARRLLRRYSEAAGNAGLVLSSEAERRLTAHSWAGNIRELENVVQRAVILAAGAEILAVDLMLPDASGTVAPFPAVSPENDPDAAPAHDMRTLEKRHILDTLATVGGVKKLAAEKLGISERTLRYKLQRYREESLDAEKGCPEHGKME; from the coding sequence ATGAAATCCCTGCCGATTCTGGTCGTCGAGGACGACGCCGACCTGCGCGAAGCGCTGGTCGATACCCTCGAACTCGCCGGCTACCTGGTGCTGTCCGCCGTCGACGGTGGAGCGGCGCTCGAAGTCTTGCGCTGCGAGCCGGTCGGCCTGATCGTGTCCGACGCGCAGATGGCGCCGATGGACGGCTACTCGCTGTTCGACGAGGTCAAGCGCCGCTATCCGGGCGTGCCGTTCATCCTGATGACCGCCTACGGTGTGATCGAGCGCGCGATCGCATTGTTGCGCGCCGGCGCCACGCATTACCTCTTGAAGCCGTTCGAGCCGGCGACGCTGATCGCCGAGGTCGAAAAGCATCTGCTGAAGCTGCCGGCCGGCGACGAGGACGGCGAGGCGCTCGCCGCGTCGCCGCGAATGAAGGAGCTGCTGTCGCTGGCGCGCCGCGTCGCCGTCAGCGACGCCACCGTACTGCTGTCCGGGCCGTCGGGCGCCGGCAAGGAAGTACTCGCGCGCTTCATCCACCGCCATTCGCGCCGCGCCGACGGGCCTTTCGTCGCGGTCAACTGCGCGGCGATCCCCGATTCGCTGCTCGAAGCGACGCTGTTCGGCCACGAGAAGGGCGCGTTCACCGGCGCGACCGCGGCCATGCCCGGCAAGTTCGAGCAGGCGCAGGGCGGCACCTTGCTGCTCGATGAGATCTCCGAGATGCCGCTGCCCTTGCAGGCCAAGCTGTTGCGCGTGCTGCAGGAGCGCGAGGTCGAGCGCGTCGGCGGCAGCCGCACGATCAAGCTCGACATCCGGGTGCTGGCGACCAGCAACCGCGACATGTCGGCCGAGGTCGACGCCGGGCGCTTTCGCGAAGACCTGTACTTCCGGCTCAACGTCTTCCCGCTGAAACTGCCGTCCTTGGCCGAGCGCCGCGACGATATCTTGCCGTTGGCACGTCGCTTGCTTAGGAGGTATTCGGAGGCCGCCGGCAACGCCGGCCTGGTCCTCTCGAGCGAGGCGGAGCGTCGATTGACGGCCCATAGTTGGGCGGGTAACATCCGCGAGCTGGAAAATGTCGTGCAGCGGGCGGTGATTCTTGCCGCCGGGGCGGAAATTCTTGCCGTCGACCTGATGCTGCCGGATGCTTCCGGTACCGTGGCCCCGTTCCCTGCCGTCTCGCCCGAAAATGATCCCGACGCCGCTCCCGCGCACGATATGCGCACACTGGAGAAGCGTCATATCCTGGATACCCTGGCGACCGTCGGCGGCGTGAAAAAGCTTGCCGCCGAGAAACTGGGCATCAGCGAGCGCACGCTGCGCTACAAGTTGCAGCGCTACCGCGAAGAATCGCTCGATGCCGAGAAAGGTTGCCCGGAACATGGCAAGATGGAGTGA
- the fliE gene encoding flagellar hook-basal body complex protein FliE, with product MSVQGIDQMLAELRASQAQAAGKPAVQSAGAPQVEFGDVLKATLDQVNAAQAASQDLQKRFELGDEGVNLQDVMVSLQKASLSFQTMVQARNKLVSAYQEIMNTQV from the coding sequence ATGTCCGTGCAAGGCATCGACCAAATGTTGGCCGAGCTGCGGGCCTCGCAGGCCCAGGCGGCCGGTAAGCCGGCGGTTCAATCCGCCGGCGCGCCGCAGGTCGAGTTCGGCGACGTGCTCAAGGCGACGCTCGACCAGGTCAACGCCGCGCAAGCCGCGTCGCAAGACCTGCAGAAACGCTTCGAACTCGGCGACGAGGGCGTCAACCTGCAAGACGTAATGGTGTCGCTGCAAAAGGCGAGCCTCAGCTTCCAGACCATGGTGCAGGCCCGCAACAAGCTGGTATCGGCCTACCAGGAAATCATGAATACCCAAGTCTAG
- the fliF gene encoding flagellar basal-body MS-ring/collar protein FliF, whose protein sequence is MADLVENATPAWKSRVNDSVERFKSLPTNRKLLLFAALAALFSVVVGLALVNRQPAQKILFANLSDRDGGQIAASLQQMNLPYQLGEGGVITVPADKVYDTRLKLAAQGLPKAGGVGFELMDNQKFGISQFAEQVNYQRSIEGELARTIESIASVNGARVHLAVPKQSVFVREQQQPTASVMLELNRGRILDAGQVAGILHLVSSSVPNLPAKNVTVVDQDGNLLSSLPDLNNASGLDQRQLNYVRQIEQDFVKRIEAILEPIFGKSNVRAQVTAQLDFSEVEQTSESYRPNSSPNPSSTRSQQIVENLGQGAPLPGGVPGALSNQPPSAASAPITLPPGAAPGTVTLSGQPMGASGTVHREITTNYEVDKTIQHTKLPKGMVKRLSAAVVVNYRNLPDRNGEVKPTPLTAQEVGQINNLVREAMGYSQARGDTLNVVNAAFADSVLEPSLQERAVEFASANAAELIKYGLLAIVVFYILFGVVRPIVRDVLKKGKAAEDGEAAAVAAREGGTLLAVAGDEEDGAPGLPGSPLDAREVQRRQYSANLEAARELVKSDPRMAAQIIKEWINVDE, encoded by the coding sequence ATGGCTGATCTGGTAGAGAACGCTACGCCTGCCTGGAAATCCCGCGTCAACGACTCGGTCGAGCGGTTCAAGTCGCTGCCCACCAACCGCAAGCTCTTGCTGTTCGCAGCGCTCGCCGCGCTCTTCTCGGTCGTCGTCGGTCTGGCGCTCGTCAACCGCCAACCCGCCCAAAAAATCCTGTTTGCCAACCTGTCCGACCGCGACGGCGGCCAGATCGCCGCGTCGCTGCAGCAGATGAACCTGCCTTACCAGCTCGGCGAGGGCGGCGTCATCACGGTGCCGGCCGACAAGGTCTACGACACCCGCCTGAAGCTCGCCGCGCAGGGGCTGCCCAAGGCCGGCGGCGTCGGTTTCGAACTGATGGACAACCAGAAGTTCGGCATCAGCCAGTTCGCCGAGCAGGTCAACTACCAGCGCTCGATCGAGGGCGAACTCGCACGCACGATCGAATCGATCGCGTCGGTCAACGGCGCGCGCGTCCACCTCGCCGTTCCCAAGCAGAGTGTTTTCGTTCGCGAGCAGCAGCAGCCGACCGCGTCGGTGATGCTCGAACTGAACCGGGGTCGCATCCTCGACGCCGGCCAGGTCGCCGGCATCCTGCACCTCGTCTCGAGTTCCGTCCCCAACCTGCCGGCCAAGAACGTCACCGTCGTCGACCAGGACGGCAACCTCTTGTCCAGCCTGCCCGACCTCAACAACGCGTCCGGCCTCGACCAGCGCCAGCTCAACTACGTGCGCCAGATCGAGCAGGACTTCGTCAAGCGTATCGAGGCCATCCTCGAACCCATCTTCGGCAAGAGCAACGTGCGCGCGCAGGTGACCGCCCAGCTCGACTTCTCCGAGGTCGAGCAGACGTCGGAGAGCTACCGTCCGAACTCGTCGCCGAATCCGTCGTCGACGCGCAGCCAGCAGATCGTCGAGAACCTCGGCCAGGGCGCGCCGCTGCCGGGCGGGGTGCCCGGCGCGCTGTCGAACCAGCCGCCGTCGGCCGCTTCCGCGCCGATCACGCTGCCGCCGGGCGCGGCGCCGGGTACGGTGACGCTGTCGGGCCAGCCGATGGGCGCGAGCGGCACCGTGCACCGCGAGATCACGACCAATTACGAGGTCGACAAGACCATCCAGCACACCAAGCTGCCCAAGGGCATGGTCAAGCGCCTGTCGGCGGCGGTGGTGGTCAACTACCGCAACCTGCCCGACCGCAACGGCGAAGTGAAGCCGACGCCGCTGACCGCGCAGGAAGTGGGGCAGATCAACAATCTGGTGCGCGAGGCGATGGGCTACAGCCAGGCCCGCGGCGACACGCTGAACGTGGTCAACGCCGCCTTCGCCGACTCGGTGCTCGAGCCGTCGCTGCAGGAGCGCGCGGTCGAGTTCGCCAGCGCGAACGCGGCCGAGCTGATCAAGTACGGCCTGCTGGCGATCGTGGTGTTCTACATCCTGTTCGGCGTGGTGCGACCGATCGTGCGCGACGTGCTGAAGAAGGGCAAGGCGGCCGAGGACGGCGAAGCCGCGGCGGTGGCGGCGCGAGAGGGCGGCACGCTGCTCGCGGTCGCCGGCGACGAAGAAGACGGCGCGCCGGGCCTGCCGGGTTCTCCGCTCGACGCGCGCGAGGTGCAGCGTCGTCAATACTCGGCCAACCTCGAGGCGGCACGCGAGCTGGTGAAGTCCGACCCGCGCATGGCCGCGCAGATCATCAAGGAATGGATCAACGTCGATGAGTGA
- the fliG gene encoding flagellar motor switch protein FliG — MSDAGIHKSAVLLFSLGQNEAIEVFKYLGPKEVQKLSLAMSAISNLSYDEIDATVTQFREECAARASIGASDEYLKNVLTEALGADKAANLLDKITQGNDHSGIESLKWMDPNSAADLIRNEHPQIISTILVHLEPDLSSAILQHFPERLRNEVLIRTATLEGVQPTALKELNEVLTQLLSGSDRIKKSAAGGIAMTAEILNFMGGNVEASALNYIREYDPELAQRIQDKMFVFENLIDIDDRSIQTILREVQTDSLVIALKGTSNELKDKIFRNMSQRAAEMLRDDLESRGPVKLSEVEAEQKEILKVVRKLADEGQVVLGGKGGDEGIVE, encoded by the coding sequence ATGAGTGATGCCGGCATCCACAAGAGCGCGGTCCTGTTGTTCAGCCTCGGCCAGAACGAGGCGATCGAGGTGTTCAAATACCTCGGTCCGAAGGAAGTGCAGAAGCTGTCGCTGGCGATGTCGGCGATCAGCAACCTCAGCTACGACGAGATCGACGCCACCGTTACCCAGTTCCGCGAGGAATGCGCGGCGCGCGCCAGCATCGGCGCGTCGGACGAATACCTGAAGAACGTGCTGACCGAGGCGCTCGGCGCCGACAAGGCGGCCAACCTGCTCGACAAGATCACGCAGGGCAACGACCACAGCGGCATCGAGAGCCTGAAGTGGATGGACCCGAACTCGGCGGCCGACCTGATCCGCAACGAGCATCCGCAGATCATCTCGACCATCCTCGTCCACCTCGAGCCCGACCTGTCGAGCGCGATCCTGCAGCACTTCCCCGAGCGCCTGCGCAACGAGGTGCTGATCCGCACCGCGACGCTCGAGGGCGTGCAGCCGACCGCCTTGAAGGAGCTGAACGAGGTGCTGACGCAGCTGTTGTCCGGCTCGGACCGCATCAAGAAGAGTGCAGCCGGCGGCATCGCGATGACCGCCGAGATCCTCAACTTCATGGGCGGCAACGTCGAGGCGTCGGCGCTCAACTACATTCGCGAATACGACCCGGAACTGGCGCAGCGCATCCAGGACAAGATGTTCGTGTTCGAGAACCTGATCGACATCGACGACCGCTCGATCCAGACCATCCTGCGCGAAGTGCAGACCGACTCGCTCGTCATCGCGCTCAAGGGCACGAGCAACGAGCTCAAGGACAAGATCTTCCGCAATATGTCGCAGCGCGCCGCCGAGATGCTGCGCGACGACCTCGAGTCGCGCGGCCCGGTCAAACTGTCCGAGGTCGAGGCCGAGCAGAAGGAAATCCTCAAGGTGGTGCGCAAGCTCGCCGACGAGGGCCAGGTCGTGCTAGGCGGCAAGGGCGGGGACGAAGGCATTGTCGAATAA